One Oncorhynchus kisutch isolate 150728-3 linkage group LG11, Okis_V2, whole genome shotgun sequence genomic region harbors:
- the LOC109899811 gene encoding zinc finger protein 503-like — translation MITSPSVSALRNSSIHLVWESIDSRNIINKPFLHSVPPSDHLRQANRVPIKVLKMLTARSGHILHPEYLQPLPSTPISPIELDAKKSPLALLAQTCSQIGKPDPPPSSKLSSITSNGSSDKESKSGPLKMSDIGVDDKSSFKPYSKPSDKKDSSSGVSSGEKTGFRVPSATCQPFTPRTGSPNSSTSASPMPSEGKCGDREDKKDSDCNKNGTTDGSGTTNSHSRISVSCGGINVEVNQHQETTPGSKAMSSESSSLTSVSSASGLGSGLVAPVSPYKPGQTVFPLPPAGMHYPGSLGAYAGYPQHFLPHGGSLVNAQLASMGCSKAGSSPLAGASPPSIMSASLCRDPYCLSYHCASHLAGAASASQQCHDNAAAAAANAMKSGYHHMYPTHLLHGMHSSPQSFSGHPLYPYGFMLPNDPLPHVCNWVSANGPCDKRFSSSEELLNHLRTHTAFTGAEKLISGYPNSSSLASAAAAAMACHMHMPQSGGPGSPGTLTLRSPHHALGLSSRYHPYSKSPLPTGAPVPVPAATGPYYSPYALYGQRLTTASALGYQ, via the exons ATGATCACATCGCCCTCGGTATCTGCTCTGAGAAATAGTAGTATTCATCTAGTCTGGGAGAGCATCGACTCTCGGAATATCATCAACAAGCCTTTTCTTCACTCCGTTCCCCCGTCGGACCATCTACGGCAAGCTAACAGAGTCCCCATCAAGGTTTTGAAAATGCTTACGGCACGATCAGGACACATTTTGCATCCAGAGTATCTTCAACCGTTACCATCTACCCCGATTAGCCCTATTGAG CTAGATGCTAAGAAGAGTCCGTTGGCACTGCTGGCGCAGACATGCTCTCAAATCGGTAAACCGGACCCCCCTCCTTCCTCCAAACTATCCTCTATAACATCAAATGGATCTAGTGACAAGGAGTCCAAATCCGGTCCATTAAAAATGAGTGACATCGGTGTGGATGACAAATCCAGCTTCAAACCCTATTCCAAACCGTCAGATAAGAAGGACTCGTCCTCGGGCGTCTCGAGTGGAGAGAAGACTGGTTTCCGAGTGCCGAGCGCCACCTGTCAGCCATTCACGCCACGGACAGGCAGCCCCAACTCTAGCACTTCTGCCTCGCCCATGCCGTCAGAGGGGAAGtgtggagacagggaggacaaGAAAGATTCAGATTGTAATAAAAATGGCACAACGGACGGATCTGGAACCACTAACAGCCACAGCAGGATAAGCGTGAGTTGCGGTGGAATTAACGTGGAGGTGAACCAGCACCAGGAGACAACGCCTGGGTCCAAAGCCATGTCTTCGGAATCCTCCTCTCTAACCTCCGTTTCATCTGCTTCCGGACTCGGGTCAGGACTTGTAGCCCCAGTCTCTCCTTACAAACCGGGTCAGACAGTTTTTCCCCTGCCGCCTGCTGGCATGCACTACCCCGGGAGTTTAGGGGCCTATGCTGGTTATCCCCAACACTTCCTCCCTCACGGCGGGAGCCTGGTTAACGCACAGCTGGCCAGCATGGGCTGCAGTAAGGCCGGATCCAGCCCCCTAGCCGGGGCCTCTCCACCCTCCATCATGTCAGCCAGCCTGTGTAGAGACCCTTACTGCTTAAGTTACCATTGTGCCAGCCACTTAGCGGGCGCTGCCAGTGCCTCTCAGCAGTGCCACGACAACGCAGCTGCCGCGGCCGCCAACGCGATGAAATCCGGGTACCACCACATGTACCCGACACACCTTTTGCACGGCATGCACTCCTCTCCGCAATCTTTCAGTGGACATCCTTTGTACCCCTATGGTTTCATGCTCCCCAACGACCCCCTTCCTCACGTCTGTAACTGGGTGTCAGCGAACGGACCCTGCGACAAGCGTTTCTCCTCATCCGAGGAGCTGCTGAACCACCTGCGGACGCACACAGCCTTCACCGGGGCGGAGAAGTTGATATCGGGTTACCCTAATTCCTCATCGTTAGCTAGTGCTGCGGCTGCTGCGATGGCATGCCACATGCACATGCCACAGTCAGGAGGCCCTGGAAGCCCTGGGACACTGACGCTGAGGAGTCCGCATCACGCGTTGGGACTAAGCAGCCGTTACCATCCGTACTCCAAGAGTCCCCTGCCTACCGGagcccctgtccctgtccccgcaGCCACCGGGCCATATTACTCCCCCTATGCCCTGTACGGCCAGAGACTCACCACAGCATCAGCGCTGGGATACCAGTGA